In Nostocoides sp. HKS02, the DNA window CGCCCACATGACGCTGTTCGCCAAGGTCATGGACCTGCTCAAGGCGCGTGACGCCGCTGACATCGTCGTCTTCGGGGGCGGCATCATCCCCGAGGCCGACATCCCGGAGCTCGAGAAGATCGGCGTCGCCAAGGTGTTCACGCCCGGCGCGACCACCACCGAGATCGTGGCCTGGGTTCGGGGCAACGTCACCCAGCAGTAGCACCGCTCCTAGCCGACCACCGGCACGGTGAACAACGCCGGCTGCGTGGGTGAGGCGTGCACGGTGACCGGCTGGACGGCATACGCGTTCTTGTAGGCCGCGTCGGTGCTCGCGAGCACCAGCTCGAGCCGGTGCCCCGCCAAGACCTGGTGGACGATCGCCGGCAGCTCGATGTGCACGGGCTGGGTCACGTCCGCGACCCGAACCGGGCTGATCAGCTTGTGGACCAACGT includes these proteins:
- a CDS encoding cobalamin B12-binding domain-containing protein, with product MTDSPLRVVVAKPGLDGHDRGAKVVARALRDAGMEVVYTGLHQTPEQIVEAAIQEDADAVGLSVLSGAHMTLFAKVMDLLKARDAADIVVFGGGIIPEADIPELEKIGVAKVFTPGATTTEIVAWVRGNVTQQ